Within Babylonia areolata isolate BAREFJ2019XMU chromosome 3, ASM4173473v1, whole genome shotgun sequence, the genomic segment ACCAAGTCATTCAGCACAGCCACGAAAACTGTCATCTTAGTGTTACCCAGTTGCGGACTgatgcgtgtgcctctgtgtgtgtgtgtggggggggggggtctgtgtgtctgtgtgtgtctgtgtctgtgtcaatgtgtgtgtgtgtgtgtgcatgttgcagagatgcgttttctggagggcgccatgggtgggtgggtggtttccagtgTTCAGTGCGTGACTTTTCTGGCACGTGTTTccgagtgtgggggtggggtgtgtgggtggaggggagtattggtagggaggcggggagtgaggaACGTAATGTAATGTAAAGCGATTTgaacagtatttctggagaaacgcgctatataaatgtccattattgttattaatattattataattataggaCAATCCATCAAACAGACAGGGCCAGGCCAATCACTGCAAAAACGACTGTGCATTTGTCAGCACTTGTGATCGTGCGGTGTGCTCAGTTCATAGCTGTGCGGTTACTGGGTACGACCACCCAAAACATCACATGCTCAGTTTACGACCAAAGAACGTTAATTGCCGGCAAGTGGGTGCAGTTTTCCTTCTAGCGGGTGGGACAAAGGAAGCATGCTGACGTTTACGATAATGACATGGTACTATTCTATCACCGAGAGGCCGTGTGTgcaaacgtttaaaaaaaaaaaaaagaacacacacacacacacacacacacacacacacacacacacacacacacaccatatatatatatatacatatgtgtgtgtgtgtgtgtgtgtaatatatgtatatatattgtatgtacatatatatgtatatatatatatatatatatgtgtgtgtgtgtgaaaaatcacacacacacacacacacacacacacacacacacacacacacacacacacacacacacacacatacacatgtacgcacacagagacaccgacagacagacagatttccaTGCAACAAAAGACAAGGCAGGGAGCAGGAGATGGGTAGCATGGCAGACAGATGGAATGCAACATTTCCCTTGGTGACAAAACGATgaaaaaaggcacacacagaaAAGTCACAAAGATCCGGTAATGCAAAATAAAATTCCACTGGATCCTTGCACACACTTTTCGCGATCAAGCGTGTTGCACTGGACAAAGAAAGTGGATGCTCGTAGTTATGATAAACATGTGCCCAAAAGAGGGTCATACAAAGACTTACGTTACGTGTTCAGATTCAGGATGCACAATGTTTGCATTTGTCTCATTTATTGGTGTTTTCattgtatatatgtgcatatatatttgtatagatAAACATAGTGGGTGTTTTTAGTTGACAGAGAGCTTTTGAAATGttttaaaggcatgtttataTTTAGCTGAATAATTTAAGGCGCTTTGAGTAGCATTGGTTccggatatcgcgccatagaaaaaaatatgtagcctactattattgttattatcattttaattatcatcattattgactttgttttcttttcagatcGATCCTGTCTGAGACTGACAACAGTTGCCAACAGATGACATCCTGCTTCCTTTCAGAGTGCGTCATAATCTTCACCACAAGAGATGCGAGCAGCTGTCAACAACGAGAGCTTGCAACGAGTTGCTTCGTTATCGCAAAATcgctaccttcctttctttcagccGATAAAGATCTGTTAAGTTCGCTTATACTGATCGAGCAAACTTTAACTTCAGAACAGAAGAGGGTCGCTGCAGCTTTCCAGCGCCTCAACTTGTGTCTTTCGCTGATGTATGCGGTGAACGGAAGAAGCCCATCAACTCAAAAAGGGAAGCGAACCCCGGAACCTCAGAAGTTGATGTCGGTGATGGAGAGTCGCTCTACGCCCATCAGGACAGCCAGGTTCTCGTTCTACGGTCAAGGTTTCCCACACGAGGTTGAGCTGACTACTTCCGTGCCGTCCGGCCTAGGGCTGCTGTGCTGCTCAAGAGATCACCTCCATGGACCTTAGAAAGGCGTGCCCAGAAACTGTCCTCCAGTGGGATTTCAGAGTGAGTGTTGTACCACACTGGCTTTCTGAGATCGTCTTAACTGGGCACTGTTACAGACTTGGGGTTTTACCTCCTAGTGACTGCATCTTACCGTATACACGTTCCGTTTCTCCGCGTGAAATCAGCGACTGATTCAAATTACATTGTGAAAGCTTCTTTTGCTTTGTGGTGCAGGTGATACAGTTTGTTGATAGCTTTTAATGTTGTAATCCAATACCGTAGAAGTAGACTGTGGCTTCATACGCTTGTATATGCGCAAttatacacacattcactgactTAAATCTAAATTAGCGATTTTTACTGGGAGAGCTGGGGTATGTAATCATTTTCCatttttatgtatatgtttggTTGACAGTGTTCACCTTGCACTCGCCAGTTGATAAATCCTACACATAAACATTGTGTAGACTACCCTGCATCGTCTGGCTTTATCAGTTCAAGAAACTgatgatttttatttctttttaactgCATACAAGTACTTCGGATGTACTGCTAATCATTGCTTTTCATGAATTGAAATAGCATTTCAGGAACTAGAGAGAACTGTCTTGCTTGAATTTTGTTAATCAAACAAAGGAACAGACAGGGGAATAAGCGATTCATAGTTTAGAATCACAGTTTGTTTGATCTGTttaatctgtgcgtgtgtgtttgtttgtttatatatgtacGTGTGAAATACCATCATAATTTCTCTCGTCATCTTTCTGTATCGGCTtggtttttctttgcttttttattttggGGCAGTTATGATTCATTTGAGTCTGGTGAAATCTGAGAAAGTGGAAACTTAttattttaaaaatgtatttacCATGTCCTAAACTCCTGTCTTTCTTAAATCAACGTTACATCAGTTTCCATGTGCGATAAATAAGAATCACAATCTCGTCTTGTCTTCATTCAACCATTgtcatatattattatatatcatctgcATTTGGGCAGTTTTCCTAATTCTTTCGTTAAAAAGGAATCGAGATGCTGACTCTGAAATCCTCCAAACATCGCTGCAAGTGCTACTCTCAGCAGTCTGGTTCCTTTCTCTACGGCCTGAGGCGTGATGCTCCATCCACTGAGAGGGTTCTCCTAGAGCGTCTGTTGAACATTCTTAGTCGAGCGGCAGCCCACAGAGGCAAGAACCCACAGAGACTGTGGGCAGAAAGTGAAAGACCTCATTGGTGGACTGGGGTCACCGATCTCCGATGGAAGAACCCACGTGAACACCCCAAGGACAATAAGGACACTCTGAAGAAGAAGATCGAGATCCTTGAAAAGGAACTGAAAAAACGAGGCTTGATGACAAAGGGGCTGGAAGAAGAACTGGAAATTCACCACGGAGGCAAGAAAACCGACCTGGAACTGAAGTCGGACTTTGAGGCTATCATCACCAAGGCCTCAGGACTGCATTTCATGCTGGACAAAGTCTCCAGTAAAATGGGACGTTCCCCCATCCTCAGTGACAAGATGGCCACCTACATCAGCGAGACAAAAAGCTGTGTTGATAAGATACACGTCATGATAAGCGCTATGTACCAACACGTACAGGCTCGGGAAGAGAAAAAGTCGGACTTATGGGCACAGATGGGTGTATCTAAACACCAACGACCGGTGTTGACAGATGACCTTCAGATGGATTCATTTAGCATCGACTCAGATCTAATGCCTGACCTCAGTAGTTATTGCTTAAATGAGGACGTGGGCCTGTCCACTTCACTTGGATTACAATCCATGACTAGTGTGACAGTGTCACCAGAGTCACCAGAACTCGATATTTCAACCTATTCACCGTTCACTGCGTCTTCGGATGGTACATTGTCGCCAGTTCCGAGTTCATCACAGGGCCTGGAGTCCTCACAAAGACTGGAGTATGGTCAAGATCCGTCGGCAAAACATCAAAGGTCTTTATCTGAACCAGACAGTACATCAGCAGAATTAGAAACAGGTCGCCTTGTTTTATCTGCCGTTCCTTTTGTGTCCAAGAGAAGCTGGTCACCGTCTGAACCTGAAGATCAGGAACCTGAGCAGACAAAAGCAAAGTCTCGCAGAATTCTGCCGTCTCAGACAGTGGGCTCCGGTGCTGCTGATGTTCTTGTACTAAGTGATGAGGAA encodes:
- the LOC143279777 gene encoding uncharacterized protein LOC143279777 — translated: MLTLKSSKHRCKCYSQQSGSFLYGLRRDAPSTERVLLERLLNILSRAAAHRGKNPQRLWAESERPHWWTGVTDLRWKNPREHPKDNKDTLKKKIEILEKELKKRGLMTKGLEEELEIHHGGKKTDLELKSDFEAIITKASGLHFMLDKVSSKMGRSPILSDKMATYISETKSCVDKIHVMISAMYQHVQAREEKKSDLWAQMGVSKHQRPVLTDDLQMDSFSIDSDLMPDLSSYCLNEDVGLSTSLGLQSMTSVTVSPESPELDISTYSPFTASSDGTLSPVPSSSQGLESSQRLEYGQDPSAKHQRSLSEPDSTSAELETGRLVLSAVPFVSKRSWSPSEPEDQEPEQTKAKSRRILPSQTVGSGAADVLVLSDEEEIDHLALTASVSGRGPRKDVKPPAESERMRVRLASKPRSPRSPISAFSAGEYKSLSLSMHQQVQHSTPVVSDRGVPPISSIPRRTEATASTSTSTHKAMAFTGDVLPADVVEDADPELCDVEAILEESATPTMSMYATNMETSVDKLADMTMALSCEDLHASVTERVMTGELAVPTSVGKRRRELAAGTTVEKQTRRPGSLSVEPKPVTGSTGVEHSRRFLVLREQGPEKQHRPLVAVGTGGVQHQHRFLHLPVRPSGVPSEEETEDTSLSRAIGSLSGDFFH